In Flammeovirgaceae bacterium 311, one DNA window encodes the following:
- a CDS encoding fucose permease (COG0738 Fucose permease): MAGITTSTKPAPASTDQHAGKNYTGPLIVVTILFFMWGFITCMNDILIPYLKGIFDLTFAQAMLVQFAFFGAYFFVSLAYFIVSINQGDPIMKIGYKNGIIVGLIVAAVGCALFYPAASYHSYGFFLGALFILASGITILQIAANPYVAILGPAESASSRLNMTQALNSLGTTIAPIIGGWLIFEGVNTATTTEADSVKMPYLALAGTLLLIALLFKLFRLPKIHNSDEIVAGSGALKYSHLVLGMVCIFAYVGGEVAVGSVFINFLNLPHIAGMEEKEASGYLALYWGGAMVGRFFGAVALAQFKNASNRFAIIALISAIAFGAVYATYGIDIALIVLGLIVLNVVVLLLGSYIPSRTLGLFATAVIALLLVVIFTEGTVAMWSIIAIGLFNSIMFPTIFTLAIAGLGKFTSQGSSLLVMAIVGGALIPPLQGIVADSTGSLQYSFLIPLVCYLYIAYYGFAGYKPKQVAPAAAR; encoded by the coding sequence ATGGCAGGCATTACAACGAGTACCAAACCCGCACCAGCCAGTACTGATCAACACGCTGGTAAAAACTACACAGGTCCGTTGATTGTAGTAACCATCCTATTCTTCATGTGGGGTTTTATTACCTGCATGAACGACATTCTGATTCCTTACCTGAAAGGGATATTTGATCTTACTTTTGCACAGGCCATGCTTGTGCAGTTTGCTTTCTTTGGCGCTTACTTCTTTGTATCGCTCGCTTACTTTATTGTTTCCATAAACCAGGGAGACCCTATCATGAAGATCGGCTACAAAAATGGTATCATTGTAGGTTTGATTGTAGCGGCAGTTGGTTGTGCCTTGTTCTATCCTGCGGCCAGCTACCACAGCTACGGTTTCTTCCTCGGCGCGCTTTTCATCCTGGCCTCCGGCATTACCATTCTGCAAATTGCAGCAAACCCTTATGTTGCCATTTTAGGACCTGCTGAGAGTGCCTCCAGCCGTTTAAACATGACGCAGGCTCTTAACTCGCTGGGTACTACCATCGCTCCTATTATTGGTGGCTGGCTGATCTTTGAAGGTGTAAACACCGCCACCACTACCGAAGCCGATTCTGTTAAAATGCCTTATCTGGCACTGGCAGGCACGCTTTTGCTTATTGCCCTGCTGTTTAAGCTATTCCGCTTACCAAAAATTCATAACAGCGATGAGATTGTAGCTGGCAGCGGTGCCCTGAAATACAGCCACCTGGTACTGGGTATGGTTTGTATTTTTGCCTATGTAGGTGGTGAAGTAGCGGTAGGCAGTGTCTTTATCAACTTCTTAAACCTGCCCCACATAGCAGGCATGGAAGAAAAAGAAGCCAGTGGCTATCTGGCCCTTTACTGGGGTGGTGCCATGGTAGGCCGTTTCTTTGGTGCTGTAGCCCTGGCACAGTTTAAAAATGCCTCTAACCGCTTTGCCATCATTGCCCTGATCTCTGCCATTGCTTTTGGTGCTGTTTATGCCACTTACGGCATAGACATTGCGCTGATTGTGCTGGGACTGATCGTACTGAACGTGGTTGTGCTGCTGCTGGGCAGCTATATTCCAAGCCGCACCCTGGGCTTGTTTGCTACCGCCGTAATAGCGCTCCTGCTGGTGGTAATCTTCACAGAGGGTACAGTAGCCATGTGGTCTATCATTGCTATTGGTTTGTTTAACTCCATCATGTTCCCCACCATCTTTACCCTTGCCATTGCCGGCCTGGGTAAATTTACCAGCCAGGGATCTTCCCTGCTGGTAATGGCCATTGTAGGAGGCGCGCTGATACCACCACTACAAGGTATCGTGGCAGACAGCACCGGCAGTTTACAGTACTCTTTCCTGATTCCGCTGGTTTGCTACCTCTATATAGCTTACTACGGCTTTGCCGGCTATAAGCCCAAACAGGTAGCCCCTGCAGCTGCCCGCTAA
- a CDS encoding hypothetical protein (COG1331 Highly conserved protein containing a thioredoxin domain) has protein sequence MNPKPTNRLSQSSSPYLLQHQHNPVDWYPWGAEALEKAKQEQKPIILSIGYSACHWCHVMEHESFEDSAVAGLMNGGFVCIKLDREERPDIDQIYMDAVQAMGIQGGWPLNVFLTPDQKPFYGGTYFPREHWVQLLRNIEKAWNENRQALEESSHKFTDTLSYSDVERFGLEQHEMNITRLKLEHLYSSFAKKFDQERGGLSPAPKFPMPSHWQFLLRYWAAAGDENALQQARLTLREMAWGGIYDQIGGGFARYSVDAEWFVPHFEKMLYDNGQLISLYANAYTATKDPLFREVVYQTIAWAGREMLSPKGGFYSALDADSEGEEGKFYIWSIAELEEVLGKEEAELIADYYNASEEGNWENANILFRRESPEAFAKKYELDTADLNQLLEEARQQLLDARSRRIRPGLDDKILAAWNGLMLTGLCDAYAAFGEQQFLELAQQNADFIEKQLLQGNKLRRNHKAGSAPSPAFLDDYAFVAAGFLRLYEVSFEEHWLRLADQLTAYCLQEYWDAEEGLFFYTGSSSESLIARKKELFDNVIPSSNSQMAHNLYRLGLLLEKDEYVQKAAGMVSSMERLLLTEPQYLTHWLGLYLQMAYPTAEVAIVGTNYREKALALAQHYLPNKVVAATSGVSQLPLLQHRQPEEDRTQIYVCYNRACQKPVEKVQEAVQQIREAIMLE, from the coding sequence GGGGAGCAGAAGCCCTGGAAAAGGCAAAGCAGGAGCAAAAGCCTATTATACTATCAATTGGCTACTCTGCCTGCCACTGGTGCCATGTTATGGAGCACGAAAGCTTTGAGGACAGCGCTGTTGCCGGGCTCATGAATGGCGGTTTTGTTTGCATTAAGCTTGACAGGGAGGAGCGCCCTGACATAGACCAGATCTATATGGATGCCGTACAGGCCATGGGCATACAGGGCGGCTGGCCCCTGAATGTATTTCTAACACCCGATCAGAAGCCTTTCTATGGCGGTACCTATTTTCCCAGGGAGCACTGGGTGCAGTTGCTCCGGAATATTGAAAAAGCCTGGAATGAGAACCGGCAGGCACTGGAGGAATCTTCCCATAAATTTACCGACACCCTCTCCTACTCTGATGTAGAGCGCTTTGGCCTGGAACAGCATGAAATGAACATCACCAGGCTTAAGCTAGAGCACCTCTATAGCAGCTTCGCCAAAAAGTTTGATCAAGAGCGGGGTGGTCTTAGCCCGGCACCAAAGTTTCCCATGCCCAGCCACTGGCAGTTCCTGCTGCGTTACTGGGCAGCTGCAGGAGATGAAAATGCCCTGCAACAGGCCCGCCTTACCCTTCGAGAAATGGCATGGGGTGGCATTTACGACCAGATCGGCGGCGGCTTTGCCCGCTACTCCGTAGATGCAGAATGGTTTGTGCCCCACTTCGAGAAAATGCTCTACGACAACGGACAACTCATCAGCCTGTATGCCAATGCTTACACCGCTACCAAAGATCCACTTTTCAGGGAAGTGGTATACCAGACCATAGCCTGGGCCGGGCGGGAAATGCTAAGTCCGAAGGGTGGTTTTTACTCAGCCCTGGATGCCGATAGCGAGGGCGAGGAAGGAAAATTTTATATCTGGAGCATAGCAGAGCTGGAAGAAGTACTCGGCAAAGAAGAAGCAGAACTGATAGCCGATTATTACAATGCCTCTGAAGAAGGCAATTGGGAAAACGCCAACATCCTGTTCCGGCGGGAATCGCCCGAGGCCTTCGCCAAAAAGTATGAGCTGGACACAGCAGATCTGAATCAGCTGCTGGAGGAAGCACGCCAGCAACTGCTGGACGCACGCAGCAGGCGCATCAGGCCGGGACTGGACGATAAAATTCTGGCAGCCTGGAATGGTCTGATGCTCACCGGCCTTTGCGATGCCTACGCTGCCTTTGGTGAACAGCAGTTTCTGGAGCTGGCACAGCAAAATGCTGACTTCATAGAAAAACAGCTGCTGCAGGGCAATAAGCTTAGGCGTAACCACAAAGCAGGTTCAGCGCCTTCTCCTGCTTTTCTGGATGATTATGCATTTGTAGCAGCAGGGTTCCTGCGCCTCTATGAAGTAAGCTTTGAAGAGCATTGGCTCCGGCTTGCGGATCAGTTAACTGCCTATTGCCTGCAGGAATACTGGGATGCGGAAGAAGGGCTGTTCTTTTACACCGGTAGCAGCAGCGAATCGCTGATTGCCCGTAAAAAAGAACTGTTCGATAATGTAATACCCTCCTCCAACAGCCAGATGGCCCATAACCTGTACCGCCTGGGACTGCTGCTGGAAAAAGACGAATACGTACAAAAAGCAGCAGGCATGGTTTCCAGCATGGAGCGCCTGCTGCTCACGGAACCGCAGTACCTTACCCATTGGCTGGGCCTGTACCTGCAAATGGCATACCCTACTGCCGAAGTAGCCATTGTGGGCACCAACTACCGCGAAAAGGCCCTGGCGCTGGCGCAACACTACCTGCCGAATAAAGTGGTAGCAGCCACCTCCGGAGTAAGCCAGCTGCCCCTGCTGCAACACCGACAGCCAGAAGAAGACAGAACACAGATCTACGTTTGCTACAACCGAGCCTGCCAAAAACCTGTAGAAAAGGTGCAGGAAGCTGTTCAGCAGATTAGGGAAGCTATAATGCTTGAATGA
- a CDS encoding beta-N-acetylhexosaminidase (COG3525 N-acetyl-beta-hexosaminidase): MNLKWIIIAAGILVCLNFSMVAQQKPQTLLLMPYPANVVQQEGSFRFSKAFSVATEGPANKRLYSGASRFLRRLDGRTGLFFEQEHVTAESKPAAQGLLIKTQRAGEVKLEEDESYRLRVGSSGIVLEAVNDIGALRGLETLLQLVQADEQGYFIPAVEIEDSPRFPWRGLMIDVARHFQPMEVIKRNLDGMAAVKMNVLHLHLTDDQGFRVESKVYPQFHEKASEGDYFTQEQIREIIRYADERGIRVVPEFDVPGHATSWVVAFPELASAPGPYSLENNAGIFDPTLDPSNEKTYEVLQGLFAEMAELFPDPYFHIGGDENEGKQWDANPEIQAFMKKHKLADNHALQTYFNNRIISFLEQKGKRVIGWDEILQPNLSKSSVIHSWRGPKGLQEAARQGYTTILSNGYYIDLMHRASDHYLNDPLPKGNTLTEEERKRVLGGEAPIWSELVTPATIDSRIWPRTAAIAERLWSPREVNDVEDMYRRLDYISFRLEELGLQHKRNQQVLLRNLSNGKSIEPLQTLVDVAEPMKGYTRNPGGTTFKTYSPYTLFADAAMADAPAARRFNRLVEQYFQTKDEATKAEIIQWLEKWKENHALMLPLIAQSPVLKSIEELSANLSTIAALGLQVLSADAGVGSAKKKAQSAVDKKRAKEQLQKAREQGGRTELQVVDAIEKLVLKDSTSSVGG, from the coding sequence ATGAACTTGAAATGGATAATAATAGCAGCAGGAATATTAGTTTGCCTGAACTTTAGTATGGTGGCGCAGCAAAAGCCTCAGACCCTGCTACTGATGCCCTACCCGGCTAATGTAGTGCAGCAGGAGGGTAGCTTCAGGTTTAGCAAAGCTTTTTCTGTTGCTACAGAGGGGCCTGCAAACAAGCGGTTGTACAGTGGTGCCAGTCGTTTTTTAAGAAGACTCGATGGCCGCACCGGCTTATTTTTTGAACAGGAGCATGTAACCGCTGAATCAAAACCTGCCGCACAGGGGCTGCTCATCAAAACACAGCGTGCCGGGGAGGTTAAACTAGAGGAAGATGAATCCTACCGGCTTAGGGTGGGCAGCAGTGGCATTGTGCTGGAAGCCGTAAATGACATTGGTGCCTTGCGGGGTCTGGAAACCCTGCTGCAACTGGTGCAGGCTGATGAACAGGGATATTTTATTCCTGCGGTCGAAATAGAGGATAGTCCGCGCTTTCCGTGGCGGGGCCTGATGATCGACGTGGCACGCCACTTCCAGCCAATGGAGGTGATCAAGCGGAACCTGGATGGCATGGCAGCCGTGAAAATGAATGTGCTGCACCTGCACCTTACCGATGACCAGGGCTTCAGGGTGGAGAGCAAGGTGTATCCACAGTTTCATGAGAAAGCCTCCGAAGGGGATTATTTTACGCAGGAGCAAATCAGGGAGATTATCCGCTATGCCGATGAAAGAGGCATACGTGTAGTGCCGGAGTTTGATGTGCCCGGCCATGCTACCAGCTGGGTAGTGGCTTTCCCGGAGCTGGCCAGTGCGCCCGGCCCTTATAGCCTGGAGAATAATGCAGGTATTTTTGATCCTACGCTGGACCCTAGCAACGAAAAAACATATGAGGTGCTGCAGGGGCTGTTTGCTGAAATGGCAGAGCTGTTTCCGGACCCCTACTTTCACATAGGAGGTGATGAAAACGAAGGAAAGCAGTGGGATGCCAATCCTGAAATTCAGGCATTCATGAAAAAGCACAAGCTGGCCGACAACCATGCCTTACAAACGTACTTCAACAACAGGATTATCAGTTTCCTGGAACAGAAGGGCAAACGGGTGATTGGCTGGGATGAAATCCTGCAGCCTAATCTCTCCAAAAGTTCAGTGATACACTCCTGGAGGGGACCAAAAGGGCTGCAGGAAGCAGCCCGTCAGGGGTATACCACCATCCTCTCGAATGGATACTACATTGACCTGATGCACCGGGCTTCGGATCATTACCTTAACGACCCGCTACCAAAAGGAAATACCCTCACAGAAGAAGAGCGGAAGCGGGTGCTGGGAGGCGAAGCACCCATCTGGAGTGAGCTGGTAACCCCAGCCACCATTGATTCCAGGATCTGGCCCCGTACGGCCGCCATTGCCGAGCGGCTGTGGTCGCCTCGGGAGGTAAACGATGTGGAAGATATGTACCGGCGGCTGGATTATATTAGCTTCAGACTGGAGGAGCTGGGGCTGCAGCATAAGCGTAATCAGCAGGTACTGCTGCGTAATCTTAGCAATGGAAAGTCCATAGAACCACTCCAAACCCTGGTAGATGTGGCAGAGCCCATGAAAGGTTATACCCGTAATCCTGGCGGTACCACATTCAAGACCTACTCGCCCTATACCCTTTTTGCCGATGCTGCCATGGCAGATGCCCCGGCAGCTAGAAGGTTTAACCGGCTGGTGGAACAATACTTCCAAACAAAAGATGAGGCAACTAAAGCAGAGATAATTCAGTGGCTTGAAAAGTGGAAGGAGAACCATGCCCTGATGCTGCCGTTAATTGCCCAGTCACCTGTGTTAAAATCCATTGAAGAGCTTTCTGCAAACCTTAGTACCATTGCCGCTTTGGGCCTGCAGGTGCTCTCTGCAGATGCAGGGGTGGGATCTGCAAAGAAAAAGGCACAAAGTGCTGTGGATAAAAAGCGTGCTAAAGAACAGCTGCAGAAAGCAAGGGAACAGGGTGGCCGGACAGAACTACAGGTAGTAGATGCCATTGAAAAGCTGGTGCTGAAAGACAGCACCAGCTCGGTAGGGGGGTAG
- a CDS encoding hypothetical protein (COG1299 Phosphotransferase system, fructose-specific IIC component) produces the protein MPKLQLYIRIDHDWEFHPVGMAGGACTAVLEIKRRAKKNSPGKGLFLILVLREYFA, from the coding sequence ATGCCAAAGCTGCAGCTTTATATACGAATAGACCACGATTGGGAATTCCATCCTGTCGGAATGGCAGGAGGTGCTTGTACAGCAGTGCTGGAAATTAAAAGAAGAGCCAAAAAAAATAGCCCCGGGAAGGGGCTATTTTTGATCTTAGTTTTGAGAGAATATTTTGCTTAG
- a CDS encoding hypothetical protein (COG3793 Tellurite resistance protein), which yields MEQAQTTLLKDYSNDEKAAYFGALATMATADGNASAEELQFLQLMAEAAELPENIHQEIAHIAKNPSVINLQKCLDVIKRSPLRFSFITDIISFAKADGQYTPDEQRKIEDIAKYLDIRQDQYSILDKFVNKANDAQQRGEDPTSESFLNKNGFTDMFKNAGISPQMVQGILGVVAPIAIASMLSGGRRRRGMMGGMGMGLGGGLLGSLLGGGMMGGGMYRRGGLGSMISILGGLNGRRGYSSMGRGGLGSILGGLFGNRRGGMY from the coding sequence ATGGAACAAGCACAAACCACCCTATTAAAAGATTATAGCAACGACGAAAAAGCAGCCTATTTTGGCGCATTAGCCACCATGGCCACCGCCGACGGAAATGCCTCTGCCGAAGAACTCCAGTTCCTGCAGCTGATGGCCGAAGCAGCAGAACTGCCCGAAAATATTCATCAGGAGATTGCCCATATCGCTAAAAATCCATCAGTGATCAACCTGCAAAAGTGCCTGGATGTGATCAAAAGAAGCCCTCTGCGCTTCTCCTTTATTACCGACATCATCAGCTTTGCCAAAGCAGACGGGCAATACACCCCCGATGAGCAAAGAAAAATTGAAGATATCGCCAAATACCTGGACATCCGCCAGGACCAGTACAGCATCCTGGATAAGTTTGTCAACAAGGCCAATGATGCACAACAAAGAGGAGAAGATCCAACCTCAGAGTCTTTCCTGAACAAAAACGGATTTACGGACATGTTTAAAAATGCTGGTATTTCGCCACAGATGGTGCAGGGTATTCTGGGTGTAGTGGCACCAATTGCCATTGCCAGTATGTTAAGTGGTGGCCGGCGCCGAAGAGGCATGATGGGCGGCATGGGCATGGGCTTAGGTGGCGGCCTGCTGGGAAGCCTGCTGGGCGGAGGTATGATGGGCGGCGGCATGTACCGAAGGGGTGGCCTGGGCTCCATGATCTCCATACTGGGTGGCCTGAATGGCAGGCGTGGCTACAGCAGCATGGGCAGAGGCGGCCTGGGATCTATCCTGGGTGGCTTATTTGGCAACCGCAGAGGTGGCATGTATTAG
- a CDS encoding Na+/solute symporter (COG0591 Na+/proline symporter): MILDSIDWIIISLFLIGSLVIGIVVAKKASGSVSEFFLSGRNQPWWLLGVSMVATTFSADTPNLITDIVRQNGVSGNWEWWAFLLTGMLTVFVYSKLWRRSEVLTDLEFYELRYSGKTAAFLRGFRAVYLGVFFNIMIMATVCLAAIKIGAVLLNLSPGQVLIIASVVTVLYSSMGGLTGVLITDFFQFIMAMVGSVWAAYVIVDLPEVGGLQQLVAHPQVVPRLDLLPDFSNMETLVPLFIIPLAVQWWSVWYPGAEPGGGGYIAQRMLSARNEKNAVGATLFFNIAHYALRPWPWILIALASIVVFPGIESIQQAFPHLDPAIVRHDMAYPAMLTYLPHGLLGLVVASLIAAFMSTISTHLNWGSSYVVNDFYRRFLNPAASEKQLVRVGQLTTVGLMAVSASIALYLENAMQAFRILLTIGAGTGLIFILRWFWWRINAYTELSGMAASFVLAVYFELIHVRLGFAEIASPYRILLSVGITTFIWLVVTYLTRPTDMQVLRSFYSKVRPGGPGWQHVLNKATAEHQPIYTQVPRSNLSLEILSMFIGTLTVYSVLFATGYWIYGEPVIATCLAAGALVGTVILLSIWSARISKPITKKQAAPQPEEKSGAAAGSKKPAHAIEEDK; this comes from the coding sequence ATGATACTGGACAGCATAGATTGGATCATCATCAGCTTGTTTTTAATAGGTTCTCTGGTGATCGGGATCGTTGTGGCAAAGAAGGCCAGTGGCAGCGTATCTGAGTTTTTCCTGTCGGGGAGGAACCAACCCTGGTGGCTGCTGGGAGTTTCGATGGTGGCTACTACTTTTTCGGCAGATACACCTAATCTCATCACTGATATTGTGCGGCAAAATGGAGTATCTGGAAACTGGGAGTGGTGGGCCTTTCTGCTTACCGGCATGCTTACTGTTTTTGTATACTCCAAACTGTGGAGACGCTCAGAAGTGCTAACCGATCTGGAGTTCTATGAACTGCGCTACAGTGGTAAAACTGCTGCCTTTTTAAGGGGTTTCAGGGCGGTGTACCTGGGGGTTTTCTTCAACATCATGATCATGGCTACCGTATGCCTGGCAGCCATCAAGATTGGTGCTGTTCTCCTGAACCTAAGCCCGGGGCAGGTGCTCATCATTGCCTCTGTGGTTACTGTGTTGTACAGCTCAATGGGAGGCTTAACCGGGGTGCTGATCACCGATTTTTTTCAGTTTATCATGGCTATGGTGGGGTCGGTATGGGCGGCTTACGTTATTGTGGACCTGCCGGAAGTGGGTGGCCTACAGCAACTGGTAGCACACCCCCAGGTGGTGCCCAGGCTGGATCTGCTGCCTGATTTTTCAAATATGGAAACCCTGGTGCCCCTCTTTATCATACCCCTTGCCGTGCAGTGGTGGAGTGTGTGGTACCCCGGGGCAGAGCCGGGTGGGGGAGGTTACATTGCCCAGCGTATGCTCTCTGCCAGAAACGAAAAAAATGCCGTGGGCGCCACCCTTTTCTTCAACATTGCCCACTATGCACTGCGTCCGTGGCCCTGGATCCTGATTGCCCTGGCTTCTATTGTGGTTTTCCCGGGCATAGAATCTATTCAGCAGGCCTTTCCGCACCTGGATCCTGCTATTGTACGGCACGACATGGCTTATCCTGCCATGCTTACGTACCTGCCACATGGTTTGCTGGGACTGGTGGTAGCTTCCCTGATAGCAGCTTTTATGAGTACCATTTCCACCCACCTCAACTGGGGCTCCTCCTATGTGGTAAACGACTTTTACAGGCGCTTTCTGAACCCCGCTGCCAGTGAAAAGCAGCTGGTACGGGTAGGACAACTCACTACCGTTGGGTTGATGGCTGTATCTGCCTCTATTGCTCTTTACCTGGAAAATGCCATGCAGGCTTTTCGCATCTTACTCACCATTGGGGCCGGCACCGGGCTAATTTTTATCCTGCGCTGGTTCTGGTGGCGCATCAACGCCTATACTGAGCTCTCCGGTATGGCAGCCTCTTTTGTACTGGCGGTTTATTTTGAGCTGATCCACGTACGTTTAGGGTTTGCGGAAATTGCCAGCCCGTACCGCATCTTATTAAGTGTAGGTATCACCACCTTTATCTGGTTGGTGGTTACTTACCTGACCCGCCCTACCGATATGCAGGTGCTGCGCAGCTTCTACAGCAAGGTACGCCCCGGTGGCCCGGGCTGGCAGCATGTGCTTAATAAAGCCACAGCAGAACACCAGCCTATTTACACCCAGGTGCCGCGGAGCAACCTTAGCCTGGAAATCTTAAGCATGTTTATAGGTACCCTTACCGTTTACAGTGTTTTGTTTGCTACCGGCTACTGGATCTACGGAGAACCGGTAATTGCTACCTGTCTGGCAGCAGGGGCACTGGTAGGAACCGTTATTCTCCTAAGCATCTGGAGCGCCCGCATCAGCAAACCCATTACAAAAAAGCAGGCCGCTCCACAGCCTGAAGAAAAGTCGGGGGCAGCAGCGGGGAGTAAAAAGCCTGCTCATGCGATAGAAGAAGATAAATAA